TACCAATACATACATCTGCTCTGCATTTAATTAAAACCAATGTATGTACTTACACTGACATTACATCTCTAACTGTAAGACATGTTAGCCTACTTTGTGCGCAACAGACTAGCATAACCTCATAAACGTCTGCACATAAGCCGGTCCTGACGATACacagaaccaaaacaaacacccattttgtatgaaaacatttcagattaGTATTTAAACAGGCCAGTTCAGATCTGTAATCCATCAGTTTGAGGGAGAATCCTGACGCCAAGGTTAAAACCTTGTTGTCTGCCAACAGAGCCTCTTAAATTTCACAAGGAGCTGTGGGATGAGCTAGTGAAAAAGAAACCACCCCTCAGCTCTTTGTCACCAGGATAAATTTGTAACAACTTGATCATAAAGACACCGTCACGTGGAGAGGGAAGAACCGCACAAAGTGAACTCAAGAAGCTCGGGGAAGTGGAGACGACTGCACGATTAAGAGGTTAGACTGGGTTACAGGGAGAGTGTGATGGATCCCACTGTACAGCGAGGAACAGCTAAAAAGAGACATCACTGTAGAAGTGGATCATGCAAAACTGAGTAAGCTGAATTAATCCTTTCAGATCCGATGCGAAAGTATCTGGTTGGGATATTTTGAGCTGTGCAGTCGATGATGTAGAGCCTCACCTTTCTGTGTTCTTGTAgattcagagaggaggagcactTTCTGTTGCATATGGTGCACGTGAGTTTCCGACGTGCACTTcctgtaaagaaaaagaaaaagtggatGAAAAATAACCGACAAAAGTGGGCAATCATGACAACAATTTCAAGACAAtcatcacacagtcacatcATCACAGGCCGGACGATCCCACCATTTTGGGACCCAACCCCTTATCCCCGTCTGAATCACATCATGCCCCACATCTGACGAGTCTGATCCACTTCCCCCctcgcccacacacacacacacacacacacacacacacacacacacacacacaccacttgtCCTGGCCACGTTGGTAAAACATAAAGGCCCCAGATCTCGACTCCGTCAGCCTGAGAAGATGAAAGTCTTAATCTCGGGTTGATACTTGATTCACATGTAGGGCTGCGCAGATCCCCGCTGCCCTACATCCCATCATAAATAGCTATGGAAGTCCAATTATCCGAAGGAGTGAGCCGCCCCAGAACACACAGGTCAGCAATTATGTAGCACAAGTAATTAGAGATGTGTCTCAACATTGCAGGGATTTTTAACTGATCGAGGTCAAGTACTGTAACTGCAGTTCCTTGAGTGCTGAGGCTGCTAATGGACAATTAACTTCATTACATGacgtttggaaaaaaaaaagtgctacACGTGTGAATTTGTGtgctgaagaaagaaagagacacacagtACAGGGAGAGACGGAGATGCCAACCTGTGTGAACATTTCCTTTATGCTTCTTCAGAGCGTCCTTGCTTTTGAATCTTTTGCCGCAGCTCTCTGCTTTACAGATGAACCTGGCGTCTCCTTTGCAGGCTTCCTTATGCTGTTCAAAGCTGTGAACAAAGGATatagaagaagaggaagaaaggactCTATGTGACTGTGCATCTTAGGAAATAAATGGCATGTGACCTTGTGTACATTGTACTGTATACAGGTTATACTTTCCCTTATGTTACCTGGACTCTGAGATGAATGTGTTGTGGCAGAGGGAGCACTGGTGCACTTTAGAGTCACCTGAAGGATCCAGTGACTCCGAACAATGCAAAACGCTGCGGAGGAGtcgaaaaaaaaacaaattaggCACCAAATAAGAAATGAAACATGTCAGGGTGATGGCTAAACAAACTTAGATGGCTAAATCGTCAAGAGCAGCTATACAGGATCAATTAATTTTAAgaatatatttaatttgcatattttgggaaataattGTATTCAATTTCTAGCCCAGAGTTATATGAGGAGACTTACACTCTCACTCTCATTTCTGTGCGTTATAAGTTATTTAAGTATAAAGCCACAAGCAGCAGagagttagcttagctcagcataAACACTGGAGGCAAAGGGAAACAAGTAGCCTTGCTCTTTACCCCACCatcacctctaaagctcacaaatTAAAATCGTATCTTTTTTTATTACGTAGTGTAAAAGCAACAATTTGTGGTCAGGGTTCGGGGTTAGCCGTTTCCCCTTGTTCTcagtctttaagctaagctaagctaaatgaCAGCTGGCTCCAGCTTCACATTGAACAGGCAGACATGGGAGTGGTaccaatcttctcatctaactcgcAGCGAGAAAGCAATTAAGCGGATTTCCCAGGATGTCGACTGTgactacttttttttaaaaactgtattcTTTTTTGTGGAACCAGCAACATCTTCATTCTGAATTAATCGATGTTTTTTCACATTGGAAGTTACGAAACATTTCTTTCCCATAACGTTTAATCTAAAACCAAGATTTCtctcaaaatgatttaatgctCTTTGATACTTTTTAATTACCTGCAGAGTCATtgttaaaacagtaaaatgttaaatgaaactACACTATAACCAGTTAAGTGATGGAACAGAAAACCCACTGGCGCTGCAGAGCCTGTTTGATGGGGAACTTCTTGCCACAGTTTCTGCATTTGAAGTCCTTCTCCTCCGTGCAGGGCCTCTGGTGCAGACTCTGGAGGTGGGCGGCCAGGATCTCCTCACTGGGAAAACTGCTCTCACACAGCAAGCAGGGGTGGTCCTCCTTCTTTATTACCAGTTCTGTAAAgatgtggcacacacacaatgagagGATGATCTAAGAGGCACATGTTCGGCCAATTCTGTGTGACTTTCTTTGAAATGTATATGTTTGGGATGACAAACATAACTCTGTAACACTGTACCCATTTCAACTATACGTTTGGCGTCTTTGCtgttttcatcttcatctttgacgtcctcctcctcctcttcttcctcctcctcctccatatcGCTGTCCAGGTAGCCTATCAGGAGCTCTGTGTCCGTCTCTATGTCGTCCACAGCCAGGTAGAAGATGTTCTCTCCATCCTAGGAGACAATAACATGGTTATAACCTCACACGATAGTAACGACGCCATGGAGCGCTAACAGAATCGTACCTGAATTTGAGAAGAATGACGCTAATGAGAAAAGCATTCCTGCTAAACGAAACTTATAACCATTTATGGTCATGAACAGTGAGTAACTGTTGAGCCTGGCTGACGGCTGAACTCATTACACCAAGACAACAGTCTGTTAAGCCTGATTGAGGCCACAGGTCAGAACCTCAAACCCCTTAAAAACGTCATTAACTTTCTTGTCCTCAGAGGTCACGCTAATAAACTCAAAGCGTCATTCTGTTTTAACCATGGGATtctaaatatacataaataatgaTTAAGAAGAGGAAAGCTACACAATAAATGTCACCGCTGATGGAACACAGAGCTTTAACACACATGGATGACCTTAAAACGACCAAACCACTGTGGACATTTGTGTATTAATGGCAGGAACTTGGCCCTTAGACCTGAAATGTTAGTCTCCTCTTCATTCAACTTCTATTTTTCTTCCATCAGAAGAGACCAATCGTTTTTATCTTTTACACAGGAGTGTAAGAGGTGACGTTTCCCAGATGCACTGCGCTAAGttcacaagtgtgtgtgtgtgtgtgaatgtgtgtttctatggttgtgttttccaaattcttcagatgtttttgtgtttgtaggcCGCACTACTGTTGTTGATGCATAATTTTTCAAtataataactttaaaaaatgttcttggAGTCTTTTGGAAATAACAAATTGACTAAGAATCGTTCCCTGTGGCTGCAATAACTCAACAGCAATCAGAGAAATATTCCCTCAGCAGAATCATGAGAGAGGCTGCTATTGTTAAACCCTTTTCCAGCTCAGCACATTTCACTCGCATGTAGTCTTACATCTGGATTTACCAGCATAAACTCGTTGGATCTTAACGTACGGAAACATATTCAGAAAACTGAATAAGAATGCATCTCTTCTTGTCCAGTTTTACATGCaatttacactactttttagaGAGTTTAAGCcaaagacatttgtttttataatgtaaatatcaaacatgcaTGTACCTCGGGCTGTCCCGAACACCTTTTGCTAAATTAAGAGCCTAATGGGAGACTGCGCTTTCTCCCAGGTTGGATGGTTTTCCAATCAGAGATAcgtttctgtgttttgtgtgtttttatgacaaAAGGAGCTCCGTTTCTTCATCAGTCTTTTTTTCGGTGCAGCCTACGCAACGTCCCCTTCCtctcaaaagaaataaaaacccAGAAACTTTCGATTAAGGATTTGGACATCAAATATTACGGTAATGGCAAAAGCTTATAATCTTTGAAGTAAAGGCTTGAGCCCTACATTTGATCACGTTGATTTTTCACTTCACATCTTTAATCTGTTCAAAAAAATCATGATTCTCAACAAAGCTTCCTTATAAGGTTCAGTTCGAAGCCTTCTTTTCCATGCTTTATTCATCATGTTCACTCCTTCCACTGATCATCGTATTGTAACATATCTATTACTTATGTCATCTGTAAAACTAATATCTCATGTGGTAACCTTggaacaaacacaataaaacgcTGGCATATTTGACCTGCACTTAAAAAAGATCAGATCTTACTTTGAAGACTTTCCAGGCTGAAAACAGTCTGTCCGCTCCTCAGACTTTAAATTTAAAGGATTGTTACTAAATTCAAACATCTTCGACTTGTCTTAGTCGAAAAATCCTTCTCTTAAATCATTATCCCCGTCCCATCACATCTGTACTGCCTGTAAAATGTATCATTGTCTTTCTAGTCTGTCTTTTTAGGTATGTCTGAGGGATTCGTGTCCACTGAGAGGAAATGTACCTGTATGGCTGCCAAGTTCTTCTGCTCCTGTGAAGGCGCCTGATGGACAAACCGCAGCCAGTTGGCATAGCGCGGGTTACTAGCATCCAGAATATACAGCACATCTCCTTTACTGCCACGGACCTGGAAAGAAAACAGTAACCACATGAGTtgacagaagagaaagactGATTCTTCTTCACGGTTTGTCTTCTGTGCATCAAAGTGTGTTGGCCTTTCGTATACACGCAGAATCACGTGCGGGCTTGTACCTCGCAATGTGGCGGCTCCAGATAACTACATCACAGCGTTTAGTTCAATGGTTACCATCAATGGCTTCCTCACGATGTGAGATGTGAGACGGTTTAAATCAGCCAGTATGGTTAATGGATCTGCAGTGTAATTAAATGTTCTCTTTATCACAGAAACACTGCGAACGTATTTAGACAGAACTGCAGGCAgctgtgtctttctttcacaGCTGTCCTGAGATAaaagcttgtgtttttttgttgaactgcAGGCTGCAAGGAGATTATTTACTGCACTCTGTTAATAACTGCATTACATATTTAATGCAGCTGTTACAGATGTGAGGCTAGTGTCATTGTGCTGCACGCACCTCTTTACTCAAAACAGCATCAAGTCTTGAAACCTTTTAAGggtgaaatatgtaagagttGGCCACCGGTCAGATTCATGCTCAAAACAATTAGTggtcagcatatcaccagagtcaccgctaactgctgctaattgtagctacCCTcggctagttagctcagttagccgtgcagctagtggttcggactgggagctcagggaccaaCAGGGAGGGTTAGTGTTTACATCgctggcacaggagctttggaccaggacacGCTGGGGCTAgctcgttagcatgctaacttcatcaGATATGTCTGCAAcagatgtcaaaactgttatttattcacattcattgttgattttagtttatttttgactgttttcaacaaacattcctacatattgcacctttaagacaaGACCTTTAGTCGATTGAtcgtttaagtcatttttcaagcaaaaatgttaaacatttgcttgttccagcttcttaaatgtaagaatctgctgcttttctttgtcataaatgattgtaaataaagagtctttgggttttttgaCATTTGGTTGGACAGACAAATCAATTTGAATAGGTCAGGGGAAATTATGATGAGCATTTAACATATTTCTTCCTCAgttaatcataaaaataatgtatAACACTGACAGTAATCATCAGTTGTGTAAgagtggtggaaaaaaacatgaggaTGTTCGTGCATTCACCTCCCACATGAGCCTGGTGTCCGAGCTTTCATCCAGCTCGTTGGGCAGCTTTTTCTCACCTGCGAAGGGGCCAAACTTTTCTCCCTTtagaaaagcagaaaacacaagGATCATTTGTCAAACCATCATCGTACAACGCGCTGGCGGCCGAGATGAATTACATGAAAAACATTATGCGCCACAGTGGAGCGTCCAAACCTGTGACATTTTGCATTGTGTGGAGTAAATGTTGGATAGCTACAGTAGCAGAGGGGCACGCCTGCTGTTTAATGTGACATGTGAACGCATCCTGGACATTTCTTTCCTTCTGACCTTCACACAAGtgccaaaaaataaatccagGGGGCGTGGCCCAAGTGGTCTTCATGATGCGTTCATGTTCATCCTCAGCCAGCAGCTCCACTACAGTAGCACAGATTTAAAGAGAGCTACATCCCTCCTGAACGTGAATACATCCTCTGAAACATCCAACATAAACTCTTGCTGGACACGACAAAGCTGAacaacacacgcacgcacagtTACAGTATGTGAGTCTTTTCCTCGCCGACATGAATACATTGTTGCGTAGAGAGACGAGTGGAGAGTCACTGTAGCTACGTGGCACTTCACGTCAGAGCAGCCTTGGGTTGAGGCTGAGACTCTTGACAAGAGACTAGGAGGAATAAAAGGCGAACAGAAAAACTTCCCTACAACCGTGTGaacactttaaaaagtaacagaAGACGCTTCCCGCCATGTAAACTCGGTGACAAAGCTGCGCagtcagaaaacaacaaaccttTTTCACTCGCCTCGCCGTGTACAGACCGATTCCATCCTGGACCTTTGACGATTTCAGGGAAAATCTGTCTGGCACGTACATGCCCAACATTGTCATTTCTCGGAAACGTTTCCTTCAATGACAACTTGTTGGCTACCAGATATGTCAGCGGAAGTGGATAATCATTGTCAGTTTGAATTCAGAGCAGATAGTTTCTCCGTGGAGAGCTCCAGGTTGAACTTCTGTCGCTCCTGCTGCAGGAAAGCAAAGCGGCGCTCTGATTGGTCCAAAGTTTGTAACCAGAAGCTACCTTTTCTCTGTGGTGTGTGAGCACTGCAGCCTGTTTCAGTCCTGCAGCCTGTTTCCAGTCAGGCTGCCCACACTGTGCACACACTGCTAATGCATGGACAACTGCTGCTTTTCACCACTGTATGAACTCACAATGCATCATTGTGACTTTGTGATTAATCCCCACAAAACATAttataaataacataaaagcCTTCACCTGAGAGCTGCTGGAAATGGTTTTATGTGTGATATGTTGCAgtaaaatgtttatatatacTCTGTGAGCCTCTACCTTCTGTGTAAACTTCTAAtgtagggctgcacgatatggtcaaAAGTGGTATTgcgattattttttattatattattattatatattcatgattattatggatgattagattttacatcacaattttcattatcattGGAAAAACttgtaaaataatgataatacgGCATTTCTCCTGTTTTGTGACACGTTTTACCTTCTTGTCCTTGcgatttgaattttaaaaatatataaaatattcagtAAACTCgtagaaaagaagagaaaccagaaaatattcaaatttaagaagctgcaatcAAAGAATTTTAACTTTCTCTTcttaaaaatacatcaaactGATAATTAATTATGAAATACTTTGATACTGTTGATTAAATAGTTGACAAAAAAGGGAcgaacaaatagggggcagcatattaccagagtaactcaaaactgtagctgccattagctagttagctcggttagcaGTGCAGTTAGCTGTCCGTGCGATGAGCTAGGGGAAGGGGGGAGTGTAGGTGCTTTCACTTGGGGCTAGCTggtgagcatgctaacttaCGTCGATATCTCTATCTCTAATACATCTACGTAACATCAAAATCATAATTTCTTTACagtctgttgatcattttactCCACTTTTGTATTTCCAActaaaactcttacatattgcacctttaaaggttgTTACACAGTAAATTGTTGCATGAGCGACATTATCCACACTATGCTGATACACATGCTTTTCCCATGGCTCAGAAAACACACTaaggtttctttttcttcattcacCATTAACCTCTAACAAACCACAAATTATTGTGATGGATGTGTGTTTTGGCTTGAACTTGTGTTGTCTGTAATTCGGAAACCGCACTGCACCAACAAGCAGCAGACCAGAGGTATGACTGACCCTTTCAGCTTAAAACAGTCAGCGTAGCGCGCCAGCAACCACAATTTACCAACAGTGAAAGGCTGCTGGGACGGATGGTTCCTCTGGCCCGAAGCCGACTGCGCAAACAATCAAAACCTCCGGGCTGAAACAAAAATCACAAGTATGATCATACCAACCCTGGTAATGATGACTGGTACCATATTGATTATATAATTACTACTTTCACATTGCTGGTATTTAAACTTATACAAGTCTGTTACCAAACTTTTGTTTAGTAACTCGGAAGAACTTGAAGACTCttgaaactgaattaaaattttatggagaaaatgtggTTTTCCCTCCGCTGTGCCTCAACTCTCTGTGATTTAcggagtttcctgaaagcaactGCGTACTGTAGCTGCAAGTTAGCTCTGCTAGCTGACTCTGTTAAGAGAAGCACCGGACTGGACTGCTGGGAGATGGAGGTCCAGGGCGGGAATGGACACCACTGGCTTTTAGCCACTAGCGACAGCTTCActaaataaaaggctgcatGACAGACGCAGAGCTAGACTGTTTGATAGTATGTAACATTAGCTGGCAAGTTCAAGCTTGTCTGTTGTTGTACTTGATTGATGATCGGCTGTGTTAGCAAAGTTGTCAGCTCGCTAGTTTGTTGACCACAAGCCAAGTCAGCACATTTCAGCAGAGGTTTAGCCAGTTGTAGATTACTTCCAGTTGTCCGTTACGTTAGCTTGGCGAGCTGTTACTGTTCTGAGTTGTGTGCAAGGCTTGTGCAAATATTCACTGTCGTATTGCAAAAATGCGCGAGCATGCATATTTTCTTCAAGGCGCATGTTTTCAAGAcgtaacattgttatgacgttCCGAGTTTTGTATATTGTAGCACGTAACGTTATATTTCATCTGACAGATTGTTGCAGAAAGCTAGGATTTGCATTAACAACAGTTGTGTTAGAAAAAGTGGTGGCACCAAATCGCTCAAAATACAAattcctacataatgttgctttaaaatggtcacatcattttacaaatacattttcattttcatgtttttcaattttctttttagaCCTTTGAAGGATTACGTATctttgtaatgtgtgtgtaatgctATTGTTATGTTAGTGACATAATGTAGTATTACACAATAATGATTATTGCCACTTTAGTCCTATATCGTTATCCATACAAACTACTTTTTCTCCAAGAAGTTGGAAAAAGTACTCCGAGCTCACGTTTAGATATGTACCTGAACTGGATAActtatttttatacattatatattcAAATGGACTCATGGAGTTGGTTGTTAAGGCTGAGAAGATAGattcaagctaaaaaaaaaacttgaaatttcaaaataaaagttcccAAAGTAAAGCCAGAtgacttctttcttttcctcgCTGACTAACAACTTACCCTTCGCTGAGCAGTGGATGTGGTTTCAACTGCACTGAACTGTCGGATACACTTGTGTGAAAGTGCAACCAGACCTCACATTACCTACATTATGTTCTTTTTATATCTCACCTTGATTTGTTGACTTTCACCCTGCACAGCGATTAGCATCATCTCTAATCACTGACTGTTTGTGTATGTTCTGTTTTTGAACACCTCTTCAGCAAACGTCTTCCCCCTTTAAtcagcagtgtgtcagtgttatgttggttttgtttactgtgtgtataGCTCGTGTTTATGCCGATGCCTTCCTGTTGTGTTGCGGCTCTGAGCCAGTGTGCTTCATGATTGGTGCAGGCGACCGGCGTTGGTTTGGGAATTACAGCAGTGACTGatacatgatgaacatgtttacCTCAGACTCAATGAGCTGGTGCTCGACTGTTTTCTCAGACTTTACTGTTTAAAGCGTTTAcagttgaagtaaacatgtcgTCCAAtggggatttttttcccctagaTCTGTATTGTAGTTGTGATGGTGTCAACAGAGGCCTGGGGTCATGTTCCAGGTGTCTTTCAGAGAGTTAAGCCATAGGAGAGACTTATTGGGTGACAGGCCTGATCACTGCACTGAGAGGGCCTTTGTGTGCGTCTGCCCCACCCATGTCCTCCCTGGTCCATTTCTGTCGCCCCTGACCTCTCTGTCAGGGCCTTGGCCTGTCGGGGCAGGACGATTAAATGTCATgaccccttttttttcctgcctgccCTCTGAGGACCCTCCATCCCATTAACTTTCACTCAGCTTTCACTAAGATCCCAGGGTTATCCCCACCAGCTCTGATCTCCAACACCTgcacaaaagacacaaagaaacgCACACACGGAGCTCTTCTGCGAATGCTGGGGACCCATAATAAGATGATAGCGAGTAAGATGATAATCCCTATACGGCCATTTTAAGATCATGGACAGTCTGTGCTGGTCTGCACAGATGACTCACTACCTTTTGTTGGGTGTGGGGGATTAAGACTTTTCGCTCATTATTGAGACGAACTGGGGCTTCACATTTTTGACAATCTCAACACAGTCCTGTAGTTTGAGCTTGTTATCAATGAAGGCtttattgtgattttaatcTTAGAGAGTCTGTGTGATGCAAAGAAGTTTGCAGTTGGATGGGATTCAACTACGACTGTCATGGGCTAAGTTTCCATTTCAGTTTAAACACCCCCTAAAACTCCAGGACACAGATGATTACTTTCCATGAAGTTTACTGGGAATCTTGTGAAACTagaaacacaatacaacaaaatgtatgtattattaaTTAAGAGTcaacagccatgctagcagttCTGTGAGGTTTTGGTGGTGTTTTGAgcaaaatgctaatgttagcactctaaaatgttcactaTAACTATGCTAGTGCTATCTTATTGGCCAGAATAGGCCCCATCATGGATTCAGAATATAGTTCTAATATAATTCCATAATATAATATTGAAAATGTTTAGCTTATTAGTTTAGCATGATGGCATGCTAATATTTTCTAATTAGCACTTAAACGAAATACAGCTGGGTAGGTTTCTGGGAATGTCATCAGTTTTCAGGCATCATAAACCAAAGCATTTGACAAATCAACTCAATGAACTGTTAAGGAATTGATAAAGATGTTACAATTCAGCCTGAGGCGGATCGCGACTGTCTTTACCGAACATCATGGCAATCTATTCGTTATtcgttgagatatttcagtctcaACCAAAGACGACCAACTGACAGACTAACATTGCCATTCAGAGAGTAACGTCATCACAGCTAAAGGTCTGTGTCCGATCCACCAACACTAATCGACAGCATCTCCTTTGGCATTTGAACACACTATAAGTAAGAtcttaaaatctttaaaatcatCACCAGCTCTATTATTCTAAAGTCTGACTATTCAATGCAGTGGGAGCACAGATCATGAAGTCTTTCTTCCCAAACGTCTTTCATCAGTTCTGACTAATGCAGACATGTCTGAGTGAAAGAAGCTTCCCATGAATGGCCTCATGAAGTGATGACAAAGCCTACGCATGAGCAAAGCAGCCCTCGCAGACAAAGATGCATTGAGAACCTGAAGATCTACCCTgataaagatttgtttttttctaactaAACAAAGAAATTTGAATCATCAATCCCACAGGACCAAGACTTTAGACCTGAAAGTACCCAGCCAAGGAACTGAGCCACTCAGTGGCTGGACTGCCAGTTGAATCTCCGAGGgccaaaaactacagaaacCACATTTAGGACATGGTGAAGGAAAGGATTGCATTGAAATAAATActttgagtttctttttttctaagTAAATATTTTCACTGGAGGAAAACCTCAGTTTGGCAAACATACAAATGGTTCCATACAAGATTTTCCAAATGGATGTGTGCATTTTTCTCAAATCTCTCAAACCTGATACTGTAGATTGAGGGGCCAGACCAccttttgtttcatgtttcacaAACCCCCGCAGTCCCTCACCACAGCTCCCTATTTCAAGGCTGTCGCTGAATAGCCAGCAAACCATTTCCTGAAGCTCCGAGGTCACTGGataaatgatgttttcatttgacaACCCCGGGTTGCCACTAAAGGAGGGTCTTCAGAGGCAGCCTTTTGAAATTACAGTACTGATGAAGCGTGAGAAATTACAGGCACTTAGAAGTGATTTCATGAGCACAAGAGAGCAGGGGGACCACCCCTATGCAGAGAGGGAGCGATGGCAGtgagtacacaaacacacaaacacacaaggctTTTCATGTGCACACGGCTAATGCTTGCACACAAATagacacccaaacacacactcagagagagaATCAAGTGCAGATCAGAGCCATAAGAGAATCCCCATCCAAGGATCCTTAAATGCATATCATGTGTACAGTATTGCTCATATCTGTGTGCGATGATAAAACTAACATTAGAGTTAAATATCCAGTGGGATTAAATGAAAGTCGTGTTCAGGAGccagtggttgttttttttcactactTGAGTTATCCTAATGGAGATCGGCTGAGACGGGCAATGCCCAAGGGCCACTGGTCCCTCTCCACCCTTACTGGGAATGGGCTCTCGGTCAGGATGGGTTTGGAAGGAAGCCTCCGATTTCTGCCTGGCCCTCTGCTAAATCAGAGTTATGTAGAGCTGGTTTGGACCCGAGCCCTTAACAATGATCTATCCCCGGAGCCGCTGAAGTGGAATCATTTTCATCATGGCCGACTCTTTTTTACCTCGCAGCTGGGGCTCCCTCtctgtatgagtgtgtgagatTTCAAAGCGCCATAATTTCATTTCACACTGTTTACTTTGGAGATTTCCAAGACAGTGGCACCAGTGTAGGGCCGaatcatttaatttaactgCTCTCTAGTATAGTACCAACCCCAGAGATGGCAGTAGCCTTTCATTCAGCACGAAGCTTTTACCACAGAACAATGTTTCACTGCTTTACTCTGCCGTAGTAGAGTTACACTTAAAGCCCTCTCAGCGGGTCCGTCTGTTTGCTGTCGGTCTCTGTTTGGATTATGTTCGAGCCTCTCCTCCCTTTTCATGATCTCTGTCCAAAAGTGTCACTCACCTCTAAGTTGAGCAGCAAGtgcattcaaacacaaaaaaatcacacatgCCAACTTTCTAAAGTCCTTCATGAAGGGATGCTGGTGGTGGGAGTTCTACTTTTGTTATAAATTGCAAATGCCGCAAGTTTATGAAG
This window of the Pagrus major chromosome 11, Pma_NU_1.0 genome carries:
- the prdm5 gene encoding PR domain zinc finger protein 5 isoform X1, with protein sequence MTMLGMYVPDRFSLKSSKVQDGIGLYTARRVKKGEKFGPFAGEKKLPNELDESSDTRLMWEVRGSKGDVLYILDASNPRYANWLRFVHQAPSQEQKNLAAIQDGENIFYLAVDDIETDTELLIGYLDSDMEEEEEEEEEEDVKDEDENSKDAKRIVEMELVIKKEDHPCLLCESSFPSEEILAAHLQSLHQRPCTEEKDFKCRNCGKKFPIKQALQRHVLHCSESLDPSGDSKVHQCSLCHNTFISESSFEQHKEACKGDARFICKAESCGKRFKSKDALKKHKGNVHTGSARRKLTCTICNRKCSSSLNLQEHRKVHEIFDCHACDKKFISTNQLKRHMITHSEKRPYTCEICSRSFKRLDQVTAHKIIHSEDKPYKCKLCGKEFAHRNVYKNHKKTHSEERPFQCEECKALFRTPFSLQRHLLIHNSERTFKCDQCDSTFKRKDTLNVHIQVVHDGHKKYKCDLCEKAFVTPSVLKSHKKTHTGEKEKICPYCGQKFASNGTLRVHIRSHTGERPYQCPYCDKAFSKNDGLKMHIRTHTREKPYKCSECNKAFSQKRGLDEHMRTHTGEKPFQCDVCDLSFSLKKMLSRHKLTHNPNRPMAECQLCHKKFTRNDYLKVHMENVHGETES
- the prdm5 gene encoding PR domain zinc finger protein 5 isoform X4, whose protein sequence is MTMLGMYVPDRFSLKSSKVQDGIGLYTARRVKKGEKFGPFAGEKKLPNELDESSDTRLMWEVRGSKGDVLYILDASNPRYANWLRFVHQAPSQEQKNLAAIQDGENIFYLAVDDIETDTELLIGYLDSDMEEEEEEEEEEDVKDEDENSKDAKRIVEMGTKEDHPCLLCESSFPSEEILAAHLQSLHQRPCTEEKDFKCRNCGKKFPIKQALQRHFEQHKEACKGDARFICKAESCGKRFKSKDALKKHKGNVHTGSARRKLTCTICNRKCSSSLNLQEHRKVHEIFDCHACDKKFISTNQLKRHMITHSEKRPYTCEICSRSFKRLDQVTAHKIIHSEDKPYKCKLCGKEFAHRNVYKNHKKTHSEERPFQCEECKALFRTPFSLQRHLLIHNSERTFKCDQCDSTFKRKDTLNVHIQVVHDGHKKYKCDLCEKAFVTPSVLKSHKKTHTGEKEKICPYCGQKFASNGTLRVHIRSHTGERPYQCPYCDKAFSKNDGLKMHIRTHTRVCDLSFSLKKMLSRHKLTHNPNRPMAECQLCHKKFTRNDYLKVHMENVHGETES